From one Montipora capricornis isolate CH-2021 chromosome 10, ASM3666992v2, whole genome shotgun sequence genomic stretch:
- the LOC138021098 gene encoding uncharacterized protein — translation MALKRFIARRGRPQSIHSDNERNYVGANNGLRKCIKQLDGERIQNFCAPKEIKWKFQPPSAPHFGGAWERLVQCTKKTLKAFLADRAVSKEVLRAALVKAEGILKSRPITRVSNDAGDIEALTPNHFLLLGANPSYEHPEASDREINSTQMWRQSQAQANFVLRRFTKEYLSSLTERKKWKEKKQNLKKGDVVLVAEPNQPRGV, via the coding sequence ATGGCATTGAAAAGGTTCATTGCGCGACGTGGACGACCGCAGAGCATCCACAGCGATAATGAAAGGAACTATGTTGGTGCAAATAATGGGTTGCGGAAATGCATCAAACAATTGGATGGAGAGAGGATACAAAACTTCTGTGCGCCTAAGGAAATCAAGTGGAAATTTCAGCCGCCAAGTGCCCCGCACTTTGGAGGTGCTTGGGAGAGACTAGTACAGTGCACCAAAAAGACGCTGAAGGCATTTCTGGCGGACAGGGCTGTTTCCAAAGAAGTGCTGAGAGCCGCACTAGTCAAAGCAGAAGGAATACTAAAAAGTCGACCGATTACTCGTGTGTCCAATGATGCAGGGGACATTGAGGCGTTAACCCCAAACCATTTCTTGCTGTTGGGGGCAAATCCGAGTTATGAACATCCTGAAGCTAGCGACAGAGAGATTAACTCGACACAGATGTGGCGACAGTCCCAAGCGCAAGCTAATTTCGTCTTGAGACGTTTTACCAAAGAGTACCTTTCTAGCCTGACAGAAAGGAAGAAgtggaaagagaagaaacagAACCTCAAAAAAGGAGATGTTGTCCTAGTTGCTGAGCCAAATCAGCCGCGAGGTGTATGA
- the LOC138021099 gene encoding uncharacterized protein produces MRFANNVRAKKEVRLLGALTSNEWRAAQNYLVKRAQVESFGEKIQCLKIGEEIHKKSRIKSLDPRLEDEFLVVGGRQRAQCLPYRTRHPKVIDSRHEFSQMIVEEMHRIYYHPPTEHLHNQIRQEYWIIHGRQVVRNAKFKCNECYRQTVKPPEQRMGSLPECQLEPGMVFSNTGVDTFLDLC; encoded by the coding sequence ATGCGATTTGCAAACAATGTAAGAGCTAAGAAGGAAGTACGTCTGCTGGGAGCACTTACGTCGAACGAATGGAGAGCTGCTCAGAATTATCTTGTGAAGAGGGCGCAAGTTGAATCATTCGGTGAGAAGATACAGTGTCTGAAGATAGGTGAGGAGATCCACAAGAAGAGTAGAATTAAATCTCTTGACCCAAGGTTGGAAGATGAGTTCTTAGTTGTCGGTGGAAGGCAGAGAGCACAATGCCTACCTTACAGAACACGACATCCCAAAGTAATTGACTCGCGCCATGAATTTTCACAGATGATCGTCGAAGAAATGCATCGTATCTACTACCACCCGCCAACTGAGCACTTGCATAATCAAATTCGGCAGGAGTATTGGATCATCCATGGTCGCCAGGTAGTGCGAAACGCGAAATTCAAGTGCAATGAATGTTATCGCCAGACAGTAAAGCCTCCAGAGCAGCGAATGGGAAGTCTACCAGAGTGCCAACTTGAGCCAGGAATGGTGTTCAGTAACACTGGAGTTGACACTTTTTTGGACCTATGTTAG
- the LOC138021100 gene encoding uncharacterized protein — protein MAQSEIETLGVVKLADPTRLIEDKRALSLMEKTTFKSVSEDAYVSGLLWRDEEPSLPNNYGMAKRRLQSLEKMFESCPEIREKYAKSIQDDIEKGYVKKLSEGEVRCDSKVTWFCEGRNAMAADVQEMYHMLRLPDRDKSALRFLWRDSLIEEPSVYQFERTVFGEVSAPSRANYSMRRNADENGEELKAVYQHFYMDDGLLSTDSCEEAIEMRKQMTELLRRGVFRLHKWLTNYPDVLATIPEQDRSPRFLELSKDKLPTDRTLGVIWDAQEDMHQFTGLKDDPGTTKRKILSQAFSVWDPRGLLLPFSISSKIILQNLNRMKYGWDDELKEADLREWREWCKKAEKLDEVRIPGALIQEQKPV, from the exons ATGGCTCAGTCAGAGATAGAAACCTTGGGCGTGGTCAAGCTAGCTGATCCAACCCGTTTGATTGAGGACAAGCGAGCATTGTCACTGATGGAAAAGACAACCTTTAAAAGTGTGAGTGAAGATGCGTATGTGTCAGGTCTACTGTGGAGAGATGAGGAACCATCTCTGCCCAACAATTACGGAATGGCAAAGAGGAGGCTACAATCCCTAGAGAAGATGTTTGAGAGCTGTCCCGAGATCAGAGAGAAATATGCAAAGTCAATCCAGGATGACATTGAGAAGGGCTATGTGAAGAAACTGAGTGAAGGGGAAGTACGGTGCGATAGTAAAGTGACTTG GTTTTGCGAAGGAAGAAATGCAATGGCCGCTGATGTGCAAGAAATGTACCATATGCTCCGTCTCCCTGATCGTGATAAATCAGCATTGAGATTCTTATGGAGAGACTCTCTGATAGAAGAACCAAGCGTGTACCAGTTCGAGAGAACAGTGTTTGGAGAAGTGTCTGCGCCATCCAGAGCCAACTACTCTATGAGGCGAAATGCTGATGAGAATGGGGAAGAATTAAAAGCCGTCTACCAACACTTTTACATGGATGATGGTCTGCTGTCAACGGATTCTTGCGAGGAAGCTATTGAAATGAGGAAGCAGATGACAGAGTTGCTGCGTCGTGGAGTTTTCCGCCTCCACAAGTGGCTGACAAATTACCCAGACGTCTTGGCAACCATCCCGGAGCAGGATAGATCTCCACGATTCCTCGAACTGAGTAAAGATAAGTTACCAACAGACAGAACTTTGGGCGTCATTTGGGATGCCCAAGAAGATATGCACCAGTTTACTGGACTGAAGGATGATCCAGGTACGACGAAGAGGAAGATCTTGAGTCAAGCATTCTCTGTTTGGGATCCGCGAGGACTTCTCCTCCCATTCTCAATCAGCAGTAAAATCATCCTACAGAATCTAAATCGTATGAAGTACGGATGGGATGACGAGTTGAAAGAAGCTGATCTTCGAGAGTGGCGTGAATGGTGCAAGAAAGCAGAAAAGCTTGATGAGGTGAGAATTCCGGGAGCTCTTATCCAAGAACAGAAACCTGTATGA
- the LOC138022083 gene encoding uncharacterized protein: MPEKREWKRSDTSKVDRRKPADKSQPGLFARATGESLRASCGTKKCPNHQSTNHTLQECKRFQGMLTSEKEKVVGEHKLCLCCLLPGHRLRKCRRKNRCKIENCDMLHHTLVHEVDLRFIERAKVKRESEQVPEVVRNPAPVSLEGKDSSPRPAVEPLEEYQQSEYTGCETGGRALVEVLPIVVFGETGKQQVTALRDSACNTTFIDESLALSLGLQGKEVDLEIQGVNAQKVFASQHIKKCHVARVGKEEVKYSL, encoded by the coding sequence ATGCCAGAGAAGAGAGAGTGGAAACGTTCAGATACATCTAAAGTTGATAGGCGTAAGCCAGCTGACAAATCTCAACCTGGGCTGTTTGCAAGAGCCACGGGAGAATCCTTACGTGCCAGCTGTGGAACAAAGAAGTGCCCAAATCACCAGTCCACTAATCACACTTTGCAAgaatgcaaacgttttcagggaATGTTGACTAGCGAGAAGGAGAAAGTTGTCGGGGAACACAAACTATGCTTATGTTGTTTATTACCCGGTCATCGTCTGCGTAAATGTCGTAGGAAGAATAGATGCAAAATTGAAAACTGTGACATGCTTCATCATACCCTTGTACATGAAGTCGACTTGAGATTTATTGAACGGGCAAAAGTGAAACGTGAATCAGAACAAGTGCCAGAAGTTGTAAGGAATCCAGCTCCTGTCTCCCTGGAAGGTAAAGACTCATCACCACGTCCGGCTGTGGAGCCTCTTGAGGAGTATCAACAATCAGAGTACACAGGTTGTGAGACTGGTGGTCGTGCTTTGGTTGAAGTACTTCCCATAGTTGTCTTTGGAGAAACAGGAAAACAGCAGGTGACGGCGTTGCGTGACTCAGCCTGTAACACAACGTTTATAGATGAAAGCTTAGCGCTCTCACTTGGGCTTCAAGGCAAAGAGGTAGATCTCGAAATTCAAGGAGTAAATGCACAGAAGGTGTTTGCTTCCCAGCACATCAAGAAATGCCATGTCGCACGAGTCGGAAAAGAGGAAGTCAAGTACTCCTTGTGA